In one Streptomyces sp. NBC_01241 genomic region, the following are encoded:
- a CDS encoding TetR/AcrR family transcriptional regulator, with amino-acid sequence MTDSKDSRRPRTKAAEKRQRLTAAAARVLHEQGVERTTIADIAHAADVPAGNVYYYFKTKGELVEAALSEHTRYLEALTGRLDQLADPRERLKGLVDAWVGQRDTAARYGCPTGTLAVELDKCAEGGLDLSVGQVIRRLLDWVEQQFRELGAADPEGLSLTFVGAYQGMSLLSSALRDPEIMTREGARLVRWLDSLT; translated from the coding sequence GTGACTGACTCAAAGGATTCCCGGCGTCCCCGGACGAAGGCTGCCGAAAAGCGGCAGCGGCTGACGGCGGCTGCCGCCCGGGTCCTGCACGAGCAGGGCGTGGAACGCACGACCATCGCGGACATCGCCCACGCCGCCGACGTCCCGGCGGGCAACGTGTACTACTACTTCAAGACCAAGGGTGAGCTGGTCGAAGCCGCCCTCTCCGAACACACGAGGTACCTGGAAGCCCTCACCGGCCGCCTCGATCAGCTCGCCGATCCGCGCGAACGCCTGAAGGGCCTCGTGGATGCGTGGGTCGGGCAGCGCGACACCGCGGCCCGCTACGGCTGCCCCACCGGCACCCTCGCCGTCGAACTCGACAAGTGCGCCGAGGGCGGTCTCGACCTGTCGGTGGGCCAGGTCATCCGTCGGCTGCTGGACTGGGTGGAGCAGCAGTTCCGTGAGCTGGGGGCGGCCGACCCCGAGGGTCTCTCGCTGACGTTTGTCGGCGCCTACCAGGGCATGTCGCTGCTCTCCAGCGCTCTGCGCGATCCGGAGATCATGACCCGTGAAGGTGCCCGCCTCGTCCGCTGGCTCGACTCCCTGACCTGA
- a CDS encoding helix-turn-helix domain-containing protein, whose amino-acid sequence MYRLARSGGSQELLRWVSGRAEGWAGLLDGDGTVLHGVTRPPDRTGVEAAALATEGVRELASLGAHSFSFDRGPHTALLFPLDGPPNTSPPVLAVVAPRPLPDGLSTLLSDAAMPLAMCWAAETVERKRRRVDLAESRSREAVLHLLMTGQLSIAHQVAGALKPTLPDPVRVCVVECPGGRRDEVARICAELSGGRSWIVRCPVYARHLILIAPADPDAAEQPLGRRVADEVDECVVGASEDVPLSDTATGYRQAFHALAVARGLPVRHARFGSAPEAALVVGAAGARWADALLRPLLTYLPRRSHDPGSQELAATLTSWLAFSSHATQHLKIHRNTLTARLRLIGELLGLDLNRVADQSALDLALRIRATPTVSGTVRPDEATPEPSHRLDDVLRGPAAQEWAAQQLRPLTASRSYRTAADPRATLRTWLECEAQLGPTAATLGISVPGARKRLARLESILQRSLLQTPSARYDLWLAFRALDIAGADAAR is encoded by the coding sequence ATGTACCGGCTGGCCCGATCCGGCGGATCGCAGGAGCTCCTGCGCTGGGTGTCCGGCCGGGCGGAGGGCTGGGCCGGACTGCTCGACGGTGACGGCACCGTTCTGCACGGCGTGACCCGGCCCCCGGACCGTACGGGCGTCGAGGCCGCCGCGCTGGCCACCGAGGGCGTGAGGGAACTGGCGTCACTCGGCGCGCACTCCTTCTCGTTCGACAGGGGGCCGCACACCGCGTTGTTGTTCCCGCTGGACGGCCCGCCGAACACCTCTCCCCCGGTCCTGGCCGTCGTCGCCCCGCGTCCGCTGCCGGACGGGCTCTCCACACTGCTCTCCGACGCGGCGATGCCCCTCGCCATGTGCTGGGCCGCGGAGACCGTGGAACGCAAGCGCCGCCGTGTCGACCTCGCGGAGTCCCGCAGCCGGGAAGCGGTGCTGCATCTGCTCATGACCGGCCAGCTGTCCATCGCGCATCAGGTGGCAGGTGCTCTGAAGCCCACGCTGCCCGACCCCGTCCGGGTGTGCGTCGTGGAGTGCCCGGGCGGGCGCCGGGACGAGGTGGCACGGATCTGCGCGGAACTCTCCGGCGGCCGGTCCTGGATCGTGCGGTGCCCGGTGTACGCACGCCATCTGATCCTCATCGCGCCGGCCGACCCGGACGCAGCCGAACAGCCGCTCGGCCGCCGGGTCGCGGATGAGGTGGACGAGTGCGTGGTGGGGGCGAGCGAGGACGTGCCGCTGTCCGACACGGCGACCGGTTACCGGCAGGCGTTCCACGCCCTGGCCGTGGCCCGCGGACTGCCCGTACGGCACGCCCGTTTCGGCTCGGCGCCGGAGGCCGCCCTGGTCGTCGGTGCGGCCGGTGCGCGGTGGGCTGACGCGCTGCTGCGCCCTTTGCTCACGTATCTGCCGCGGCGCAGCCACGACCCGGGCAGCCAGGAACTCGCGGCGACCCTCACCTCCTGGCTCGCGTTCTCCTCGCATGCGACCCAGCACCTGAAGATCCACCGGAACACCCTGACCGCACGGCTCCGGCTGATCGGCGAGCTGCTCGGCCTCGACCTGAACCGGGTCGCCGACCAGTCCGCCCTCGACCTGGCCCTGCGCATCCGCGCCACGCCGACCGTGTCCGGGACGGTCCGCCCGGACGAGGCGACGCCGGAGCCGTCCCACCGACTGGACGACGTCCTGCGCGGCCCGGCCGCCCAGGAATGGGCGGCCCAGCAGCTGCGCCCGCTCACCGCGTCCCGCTCTTACCGGACCGCCGCCGACCCGCGGGCAACGCTCCGCACCTGGCTGGAGTGTGAGGCCCAACTCGGCCCGACGGCCGCCACGTTGGGCATTTCGGTGCCGGGGGCCCGTAAACGCCTCGCGCGGCTTGAGTCGATTCTTCAGCGCTCGCTGCTGCAGACGCCGAGCGCTCGTTACGACCTGTGGCTGGCCTTCCGGGCCCTGGACATCGCGGGAGCGGACGCCGCCCGATGA
- the dnaN gene encoding DNA polymerase III subunit beta, whose product MEFRMERSALTDAVAWAARVLPTRSPVPVLGGLLLEAADGRLRISGLDYEASACIEVEAETVRAGKVLVMGRRLLDVCRVLPEGAVECEVEGSRFSLAGDSARFGLSVLPFDDYPALPPLPEVLGAVDAEEFAVAVAHVAVAAGRDDTLPTLTGIRLALDGDTMTLAATDRYRFAVRTLAWKPGQDGVSADVVISARRLTEIARSFSRAGMVQLALDGGSVGFELAGMRTTVRLLDGRLPRHDKLFAMTDPARAVLDRAPLVEAVKRVAVVAEGGSPLHLTFSGDSVLLQAGYEDDVASQRLPAALGDTDELTVAFNPSYLMDALASFDAPVVRFELLGPGQRAMVTGWASRADAADEAARPVHQHLLMSARPLV is encoded by the coding sequence ATGGAGTTCCGTATGGAGCGCAGCGCATTGACCGACGCCGTGGCCTGGGCGGCCCGGGTGCTGCCCACGCGCTCGCCCGTTCCCGTGCTGGGCGGGCTGTTGCTGGAGGCGGCCGACGGGCGGCTGCGCATCTCGGGCCTCGACTACGAGGCGTCCGCGTGCATCGAGGTGGAGGCGGAGACCGTACGGGCCGGGAAGGTGCTGGTCATGGGCCGCCGGCTGCTCGATGTGTGCCGGGTGCTGCCCGAGGGTGCGGTGGAGTGCGAGGTCGAGGGCTCACGGTTCTCGCTGGCCGGTGACAGCGCCCGGTTCGGGCTCTCGGTGCTGCCGTTCGACGACTATCCGGCGCTTCCGCCGCTGCCGGAGGTGCTCGGTGCTGTGGACGCGGAGGAGTTCGCCGTGGCCGTCGCCCATGTCGCGGTGGCGGCCGGCCGGGACGACACGCTGCCGACCCTGACCGGTATCCGGCTGGCGCTCGACGGCGACACGATGACCCTCGCTGCGACGGACCGCTACCGGTTTGCCGTACGCACGCTTGCGTGGAAACCCGGGCAGGACGGCGTCTCGGCCGATGTCGTGATCTCCGCCCGCAGGCTGACCGAGATCGCCCGCTCCTTCAGCCGGGCCGGAATGGTCCAACTCGCTCTGGACGGCGGCTCGGTCGGATTCGAACTGGCCGGGATGCGGACCACGGTGCGTCTGCTGGACGGCCGACTGCCGCGCCACGACAAGCTGTTCGCGATGACGGACCCCGCCCGCGCGGTCCTGGACCGGGCGCCCCTCGTCGAGGCCGTCAAGCGCGTCGCCGTGGTCGCGGAGGGCGGCAGCCCGCTCCACCTGACGTTCTCCGGCGACTCGGTGCTCCTTCAGGCGGGTTACGAGGACGATGTCGCCTCCCAGCGTCTGCCCGCCGCGCTCGGGGACACCGACGAGCTGACGGTCGCCTTCAACCCGTCGTATCTGATGGACGCCCTGGCCTCGTTCGACGCACCCGTGGTCCGGTTCGAGCTGCTGGGCCCAGGTCAGCGGGCGATGGTCACCGGATGGGCCTCCCGGGCAGACGCGGCGGACGAGGCGGCGCGCCCGGTCCACCAGCATCTGTTGATGTCGGCCAGGCCGTTGGTCTAG